A segment of the Carya illinoinensis cultivar Pawnee chromosome 1, C.illinoinensisPawnee_v1, whole genome shotgun sequence genome:
GGTCTGTTATTGAGTCTGGTCCATTagaaattaaattcaataaattGTTGTTCTGGGCAGTTGCTCTTATAACCGAGTCTCCTATAGTTGAGTCAAAAGTCTTAGGTTTATGTCATTGTGGTCCTGTAAGTAGGCAATGCAATTGTTAGTTTGTTgtcattttatctttaaatgTTAGttcaattaatgaaataaaatagagaaatttgtagcaatttttttttttttgggatattgATCATTTCGAATTGATTGCATTTTATCCATATTCTATTATTTATCACTAGGATCCTCCTAACACGCTTGAGGAGAATTAGGTTTGAGGAAGGTTAGATCACGGGAAGGCAAGATCCTCTTATTTCGAGTTTTAGGGCTTTTTGGTCATTTCCTATCATACCAGCATGGAGTTATGGCTAGTGTGTTGAAATACAggataaataaaagaagtttttttaaaaaattgtaactctctctctctctctctccttattTTATTCCTTATAGCTGCCTCCTCCTCCATGCACATTGATGGTTAGTGCAAGACCCATAGCCACAATCGTGCATCTGCAGGTGTAAGTTAACTAGTCCGAACCGAAAAACTAACCGAACTGAAGGGTTAAGATCGGTCCAAACTAGACCAATAACACTAATTGCCTAGTCTCAATCCATTAATTTGCAAAAATTCAGTTTTTGGTATGGTTTTGGGTTATGGTTTTTTTGGACTGGATCAATcgaagtacatatatatatatatatatatatacttcataTATTAGTTGTATAACTTAATTTTGTCATTTTCATCTAAACTATGatcattgaccatatattttaaatataatattaaatatgaactAATATGATATTgacaattaactaatatattatatgatacatAATGTAGTTACCTAGTAtctacacttaattaaaatagttaGATACATTTTTTTGTAAGATACCTAAATTACAAGTATGAAATATTCGTGGAGCAATTattcattaatatataaaatataaaattttaatataggtCATTATGTGTTAACTATCATAATTATACACATACTACTGAGTACTAAGTTAGtaacattattaatataattataataaataactttattaatgaGTTAATTAGATAATCCACATTAAAGAACTCACTTAGGtttaattttactattttatataacttttatcatttaatttatttgctaagaaaagaaaatggaagaaaaatgtTGGGCACTTTTGCATGTTAGGCCAAAATAAacattagattgtaattttggactttttgTGTGTTGGCCCATCTTGCACTAGCGCAGACCGAATGGATAGACTAGATTGATATATAACTATCCAGTTAGTCTATAGGTGTAATCAGTTTGATCTCGGGGTGGAAAATTGGAGACCAAAATTTTCGATTCGATTCAAAAATCTCCCCATAGACCGGCTAGAGCAGACCGATTACACTCCTACATTCGTCTCCATATATAGAGACACAACCATGAGTGTCCTTGTATATAGACTCATAGCCACCAAATGACATTTGAGGCATGTTAGATTTTTGGAGATGGATAATGCTTCTTGGTCCCCCCTACATTGTACCAACAAGTGCAAAtgcacttttttaatttttttttctttcaactatttttttaaatatttttagaatttttaaaaaaatcaattcactaatagtcattttcttaactattaagtaaaagaaaaataaaaaatacaactgTCAACTTTATTAAGCTTCCTCAGGCATGctaggggttttttttttttttattattgatattttgttttctcAACAACCATACAACTAGTTCGGGCTTTTTGGTGATCTATAAGGAGGTTTTGGAGACATATCTTATTAGTTTGGTTTTGTAGATCTAAGACTAAGGCCAACGTTTCATATGATCAATTCTTTGTTATTTTTGCTTTGAGTTCATCTTCACATCGGTCTATCCATTAAACCCAACATAACAAATTCTCATAAGCTATTACCACGTAGAGCCCACAAAGGGCCAAAGATGCACTGCAATACAGAGgaacaaaagaaaatttctacccttctccctctctccccaTTACTTTGTAAAGGGCCATGAAATTCTGCTTGGAAGTGAAAATTTTGAACAATTCCAAGCTCACCGCGTGGGATTTTTCCATTGTTTTCATCAATCTTGTGGCTTTCTGGTTGTTCAGGCCTTGTTCTTGTGATCAGTTTTTCATCTTCCTTCTGTTTTGGAGGCTCTTTCTTGAAAAAAtcctacatttttttctttcttcttcttctttttttttttttatcaatctaaACTGAAAAGTGATCCTGATCATGGAAATAATTCACTCtcagtttcttcttcttttttttcttttttttttttccgttagTTACtcatagttttttattttctatgaaGGGGTAAACACAGATGGGTAAAATGGAAGTAATTATGCTAAGAAATCATTGGGCTACATCTATTTGTAAATTGAGGCAAGTATCGATAAGTAAAATACTCTTCAATTTTTCACTCTCCTTTTCTAATTCCTTTTTGGTCTTGGCCTTTGTTATTTATCTAGACAATCGTTGTTTTCTAAATTTGAAGTGTTTTCTTTATCTTGGTCTTTCTTGTTTTGTGCTTTAGAATCCCTCCGCCAAATCTTGGCTCTACGAGGAAGAGGGAGCAAGAAAACCCTTGTGGGATTTGTGGCCACTATCATAAATATGAAGAATGAGTTAATCGCAAGGGGGAAGAAGAAATGAGAGAGGGGGGGAGTCGAGAAGCAAAGAGATTATATTAATCTGCCAAATGCTGTGGTGTGTTCAGGTGTAGacaaaaatattgtgaaatgctgATGTGGAAATTTCTTATTAGTGTTCATTAAACTCCATCTATAGGATGGCACTGCCCAAAGAGGAACTGTTTTGCTTTTCATATCGTTATACAAGTTGGTTGGCTACATCTAAGCAATTAGGCAAGATGGAAGAAAGAGTTGTGATCTCCTCCAATCAGTAAGTTGAGAGCATAAATGAGATATTGGAAGAGGGATTTCTCTAGATAGTGGTTGGGCTTGAGGTGTGTGAGATGATAATAAGGGCATAATGCTGGAAGCTCAAATTTGAGGTGTTATACATGATGGTGATGGAGCTACAACGCAAATTTGAGGTGTTGACCATGATAGTGACAACCAATATCTAGGGTTTGTGCTATTGAGCTTGATGGTCATCGAATAGGGCAATGATACTTtgcttagagcattcacattggcttcatcaaagccatcttcaaattttgatgaaaagtataaattttccataattctaaaatcttcctATCCACAATCCCACATTAGATTAGCCATTGgattcattaaaataataatataatattatttttttaataatattttttttcatattttgcaattaaacctactatatgtaaattaataatttaatttgatatttaaattattgatttccaTTTAATTTGAAGGCAGTATATATTGTGccttttattaacttatatggacctacacacatacatatatatatgtgtcaATATTGAAGACAGAGACAATTGTGTcttttattaacttatatggatatatttatatttatttatattgaaggCAATATCACAAATAATTATATGGAGCTAAATCTCGTATACAGCTGCAACATCTTCTTAAAAATAAGACAAATTCAGCAGGTGGCATCAATACACATCTCTACAAATTCAGCTCCATAAAAGCTACACATCTCTACAAACTATACTATTACGTTAAAAAATACAGCTACAACATCTGGAGCTAATAAAACCTACACAAATTCAGCttcttaagttaaaaaatacagcctcaaaatagaaaaatccaTCCACATAACAGCTGTAACATCTTCTTAAAAGCAAGACAAATTCAACTGCTTAAAAGCTACACATCTCTACAAATTCAGCTTCTTAAAAGCTACACATCTCTACAAACTAtactattaagttaaaaaatacagcTGCAACATCTGGAGCTAATAAAACCTACACAAATTCAgctttttaagttaaaaaatacagcctcaaaacagaaaaatccaGCCACATAACAGCTGCAACATCTTCTTAAAAGCAAGATAAATTCAGCTGCTTAAAAGCTACACATCTCTACAAATTCAGCTTCTTAAAAGCTACACATCTCTACAAACTAtactattaagttaaaaaatacagTTGCAACATCTGGAGCTAATAAAACCTACACAAATTCAGCttcttaagttaaaaaatacagcctcaaaacagaaaaatccaACCGCATAACAGCATACAAAATCAGCCTTACTAAATGACATCCATAAACAACTTACATTATCATTTTAATGTCCACTTTACAGATCCAAAAGACAAGTTTAAAAATACAACTTCCATTCACCAAATACTTCCAGCAAATACAAGTTGCATCACATACAATTCAGATTcacaaacacttccaaaaaGATGGGTACTTCACAGATTTTCTATCCACAAACATTACCAAAAACTAAACTAACATTCAGATTTGCAACCACAAATTCATCCAAAGATttctattcaaaaaaaaaatagaacaaaatcCATTCATAGTGGCTGCCCAACCACATGCTTTCTCAGGAAGTCTTGTGGCTAAGCAGCCACTAGAAGCTGGATAATTGTTTGGGTCATTCGGATATACCATCTGAATCACTCATTGACTATTCCCAAATTTTTTTCTGAACTTTATGGAAGTAGGCTTACTGCATGGCATTCATACTAGAAAGATCCTTGCTCATCATCTCAGCATCGAACTTTCTTTTATCAAGCTCCAGTTGTGCACCTCTATCACGATCAGCCTTCGTCTGCCATTCTCTTCTCTCCGCCATGAACAATCGTCTATCCGTGGTCATTGCTCCTAATGCCATGTTGAACTCAGCATCAGATGATTCTTGAGCCTTTCGCTTCctcaagtttttcttttctgccTTTTTTCCAACAGGCCTTTCAACATGCTCCTCCACAACATCGCCCAAAACTTCAATTGACTGCTCATTGGAAGGACATTTATCATGTGGCTTTCTCCTCGTATTCAGCGTATTCATATGTTGATGCCATTTGAGTTGGTGTCTCAAAAGATTCCAAGAATGGTCCATTGTGAAATTTCCTCGTTCCATCTCTTTGTACAATATTTTTGCCTTTTCAATctgaaaaaagttttaaagaatagtgtcaaataataaatctttgAATAAATAGACCATATTATTAAAGGAAAAGTGTACATACCTTATCTTGTTCGGTTGCACCACTCGGGTGCAATGACTCTACTTGAGCTAGAtatgcacaaaacttatttaTGCATTTCTGAATCATGGACCAACGATTGATCAATGATCCAACCGAACGGTTCatagtttgtgattttttatattCGTGATAAaattcagaaatcctctcccaCATTTGAGTGGATTTCTGATCAGTTCCCCGAATGGCATCAATACTAATGTTGAGCCAACCAGAGACAAGTACATTATCTTCCTCAACAGTGAAAGAAGCTcctctttgaactttttttgttGGAGGCCTCTTTTCACCGTGAAGTGGGGTTGAAGTGACCACAACATTAGAATGTTGTGAGAATGTTGGAGTGGTAATAGGACCTTCTCCTCCACTTTGTAAGAGAGTGGTGAAGAATGGGTCATCATCCAACAGATTGTCCATCCTAGgagaattataattattaagttGTCAGACAAAGTAGTACAATAAACAAGACAGTACATTTCAAGCTTTTAACATCAGCATATATAGCAGTATATGACTGCAATTGACACGAAAAAACCTACTAGTAAGACACaaaaatagtataaatataCAGAACACTTTTGAGAATTTAAGTCTGAAATTCTACTTAAATCCCACCTCACAGAGATTTTTGACTAATAAAAACAGAACACCTCATTGAAATTCTACTTAAATCTGAAATTCTACATAAATAGCAATCTTTGAAGTACATTTCaactataacatttttattttttaaagtctaAAACAGGTTTACCATTTATTTGCATGAATTGCAATCTCATACCAGAAAGAATCAATACTAAATGTTATAACCACACATCAGTTGGTTTTCAAATGTTATGGAACCAGAAAATACAATACCAGAATCTGTGTGGTTGCTAGAGCCAAAAGCAAGACTGAGTGCACCTtagaaaatcacaaaattaataaaaccaaaGTCAGTCATATGCATTGGAAGCCACCAAAGTTAAGTGCAGTaagataaatatgatatttttatgtacttGGTATATTGGAACTCTAAAAATGCTTAGCCAAATGGTTTTATGTGGAGTGTACCCCACAATCTGACTGGCCTTGCCCGTGACCCAAAATAGAGAGGAAATAAATACTTAATGTGTTGGTATAATGAAATTAGTACTAGGCTGTGAGATGGTTAAAATGCTTTacatacttttctttttctcctctcgGGCTTTGTATCCACCAAGgacccccccttctctctctctctctggtttgGAAAGTTACACATCTCTTTTGACCACAggttgttctctctctctctctctctctctctctctctctctctctctctctctctctctctctctctctctctctctaggttgGGAAAGTTAAAAAACTCCCATTGACCACAGGTTGTTATGGGTTAGACTTCGAGAAGTACAACCCCAccaagcttcttttttttttcttcaaatatggttaaaaaaaaggaacatgTTCTGTTATTTTAAAATCGTAAACGTTCATTTTTACATTTTCGACTTTGCAGAAAGATTTCTTCTTTTGATTATTATAGATAATTGAGGTAATAAAAGGCTTCAGCTCTACAGGATCCACCTGAAAGGCCAAAGGGCAATGACACTACAGATACAATGGCAGAGAGCCTGCAGCTATGGACACAATCTGGCGAATCATGCCCAAAGGGAACTATTCCAATTAGAAGAACCACAGAAAAAGATATTTTGAGAGCAAGTTCTCTTAGGAGatatggaagaaaatgagcaaGAAATGTGAGAAGAGACTCTACGGGCAGTGGTCACGAGGTTAGAATCCTGAAGAAAATTAGTTTACACACAAGCATAGAGAAAAGAACACCAAAAGGGTGAATGAAAATGGAAACTGGATTCTGAAAATCTGTCCTGGGAAGTAGTTTTCATTACCACTTCAGCAAAATTCttctaaatttcatttttcgTTGTCATCATTTGAAAGGTAAACCTATTCTGTCATTTACGATCTCTCTCTAATTCCTAGGATCAAGGCAACAAAAGAGCTAATTTTCAGCCTCCTCTCTCAACCTCACCCTCGCTCTCCGATCCATAGGCTGAAAAGTGAACATGTTCACTACATCATGACCCGCTCTCTAACACCCCATTATCCCCAACCCATCCTCTCCCAGACCCACCACCACAAAAACCACCCTCCGCTCCacctcaaaacaaaacaaaacaaaacaaacaaaaaaaagaaaaaatgaaagatagaCCTAGGGTTGCAGAAATTAGGAGAGGAGAGGAACCTGAAGGGAGCAAAAGGTTGGGCCAAGTGCTGAAGGAAGCAACCCAGTAAATCACTCTGCTTCTAcgtgaagaaaagagaaggggAAGAATCGGTGAGGAAATACCGTTACAGAGAGAAATAGAGTAAGGGAGAGAGCAAAAAACATGggaagaaaatagagaagaagATCGCACCTGATTTGAGGAGAGAAACCATGGATTTGCTTTGATTTTGCGTGGAGGAGAAGAGTCCCTTTCGATTTTCTGAGCTCGGACGAaaacgagagaaagagagagagggggggagaAAGACGCGGggagggaaaggagagagagaaaattaaccGGCTAtgtattaaaattacaataaaatataaggaTGAATGTGATACAGTAGCCTTTCAAATATGAAGGAAGTGAACGAATCACTGTAGCTCAAAACTTGAGCGAATTGCTTTTACCGAATTCAATGCAGGTCAGTTTTATGtatattcatcaaattttaaagatgcattggcttttgatgaagccaatgccaatgctcttaggtGCTTAAATATCAGATTTAGGTCGAGGCGGTTGTGATTCACCCAAAGTAGGCAGATGTATGTCTCACTAGTTCACTCGCACGACAGGGGTGAGGTTGATACCCCTCCCTTCCCCCTATCCCGTGATAGGGGCGAGAATGAAGTTGTGCTCAATCTACCTTGTAAGAGTAAATAGCACTCTTAGGCTACGTTTGGATGCTGAGGTGATTTCGTatgatctgtgaatagtagtaaaagagTAATTAATAGTAGCAAAAAGTAGTTAATTGTTTCTAAATAATAGTAAActgtttgtaaatagtagtgaagtagCCTGAGACTATTTCACTTACCAAACACAACCTTAGTCAATGAGGACTCTCTTCTTTGTGTTCAGGTACTAGATGTAAAATGTAGAATTGTCATCCAACCTCATGAGTATCTCATTTATGTGTGACTAACTCCCATTGCAAAGACAAGGTAGTGATATCATTTAGCTTTTGGCTCAGCACCTTGCTTTTGTGCAACCAAACCTCTAGTCTTGTATTGGTGCTCATAAGAAGATATTGGTGTATTGCCCAATCCAAGTGCTGGATGGATGGTTGggttttctttaatatttttttagatcatTCTATCATAAAGAATTAGGGTTGCTACTTGCCCCACATTCCACGCTTGGGCAAGGGTGATCTTATGCTACCCCATCCCAACCTTTGTTCCCCACGATTGTGCAGGTG
Coding sequences within it:
- the LOC122283617 gene encoding glutathione S-transferase T3-like; this translates as MDNLLDDDPFFTTLLQSGGEGPITTPTFSQHSNVVVTSTPLHGEKRPPTKKVQRGASFTVEEDNVLVSGWLNISIDAIRGTDQKSTQMWERISEFYHEYKKSQTMNRSVGSLINRWSMIQKCINKFCAYLAQVESLHPSGATEQDKIEKAKILYKEMERGNFTMDHSWNLLRHQLKWHQHMNTLNTRRKPHDKCPSNEQSIEVLGDVVEEHVERPVGKKAEKKNLRKRKAQESSDAEFNMALGAMTTDRRLFMAERREWQTKADRDRGAQLELDKRKFDAEMMSKDLSSMNAMQ